Proteins from a genomic interval of Rosa chinensis cultivar Old Blush chromosome 2, RchiOBHm-V2, whole genome shotgun sequence:
- the LOC112186212 gene encoding protein SRG1 isoform X1 yields the protein MVSSKPGSSFGPSHHDSGVSSIEKLITDDSVIEVPQNYVISDQESPVSDGTILATIPTIDMRQLVLINQSANKDELEKLHSTCKEWGIFQQLVNHGVSSALLDKVKQDLEAFFNLPLEEKMRYKVRPGDVEGYGTVVKSQDQKLDWGNRLYMFTNPRRKPHLFPELPTSLRNTLEWYMLELQRIARTLLGFMGKLLKMKMEEMEELFQDGLQSLRMTQYPPCPQPGLVGGLRPHSDGSGITILHQVNGVQGLQIKKDGAWFPVIFNHGAFVVNVGDILEILSDGLYKSIEHRVIVNPEKERISIAMFFMPKLESEIGPVTALRDPQKPPSPGKIGMEKFVENYFAHNLNGKTPLERIRTKDGEENTTA from the exons ATGGTATCATCAAAACCAGGAAGCAGCTTTGGCCCCTCTCATCATGACTCAGGAGTCAGTAGTATTGAGAAACTCATCACCGATGATTCAGTGATCGAAGTCCCCCAAAACTATGTTATCTCAGATCAGGAGTCTCCGGTCTCTGATGGGACTATCCTTGCCACAATCCCCACCATTGACATGAGACAGTTGGTCCTAATCAATCAGTCTGCAAACAAAGATGAACTTGAAAAGTTGCACTCAACTTGCAAAGAATGGGGAATTTTTCAG caGTTGGTTAACCATGGAGTTAGCTCTGCACTACTGGACAAAGTGAAGCAAGATTTAGAGGCATTTTTCAACCTTCCCTTGGAAGagaaaatgagatacaaagtaAGGCCAGGTGATGTTGAAGGGTATGGAACTGTTGTCAAATCCCAAGATCAAAAACTCGACTGGGGTAACAGGTTGTACATGTTTACCAACCCTAGAAGGAAACCCCATCTTTTCCCAGAGCTCCCTACATCCCTGAG GAATACCTTGGAGTGGTACATGTTGGAATTACAAAGGATTGCCCGGACCCTTTTAGGGTTCATGGGAAAACTTCTAAAGATGAAGATGGAGGAGATGGAAGAGTTGTTTCAAGATGGGCTGCAGTCACTGAGGATGACTCAGTATCCTCCTTGCCCACAACCAGGGCTAGTTGGTGGCCTCAGGCCTCATTCTGATGGTAGTGGCATCACTATTCTCCACCAGGTTAATGGAGTTCAAGGccttcaaattaaaaaagatgGGGCTTGGTTCCCTGTGATCTTTAACCATGGTGcctttgttgtcaatgttggaGACATTCTAGAG ATTCTGAGTGATGGGCTTTATAAAAGTATTGAGCACAGAGTAATTGTGAACCCAGAGAAAGAAAGGATTTCAATTGCTATGTTCTTCATGCCCAAACTTGAGTCAGAAATTGGACCTGTGACCGCCCTGAGAGATCCTCAGAAGCCACCATCTCCTGGGAAAATAGGAATGGAAAAATTTGTCGAGAATTACTTCGCTCATAATCTTAATGGAAAAACACCCTTGGAGCGAATCAGAACAAAAGATGGTGAAGAGAATACTACTGCATGA
- the LOC112186212 gene encoding protein SRG1 isoform X2, whose translation MVSSKPGSSFGPSHHDSGVSSIEKLITDDSVIEVPQNYVISDQESPVSDGTILATIPTIDMRQLVLINQSANKDELEKLHSTCKEWGIFQLVNHGVSSALLDKVKQDLEAFFNLPLEEKMRYKVRPGDVEGYGTVVKSQDQKLDWGNRLYMFTNPRRKPHLFPELPTSLRNTLEWYMLELQRIARTLLGFMGKLLKMKMEEMEELFQDGLQSLRMTQYPPCPQPGLVGGLRPHSDGSGITILHQVNGVQGLQIKKDGAWFPVIFNHGAFVVNVGDILEILSDGLYKSIEHRVIVNPEKERISIAMFFMPKLESEIGPVTALRDPQKPPSPGKIGMEKFVENYFAHNLNGKTPLERIRTKDGEENTTA comes from the exons ATGGTATCATCAAAACCAGGAAGCAGCTTTGGCCCCTCTCATCATGACTCAGGAGTCAGTAGTATTGAGAAACTCATCACCGATGATTCAGTGATCGAAGTCCCCCAAAACTATGTTATCTCAGATCAGGAGTCTCCGGTCTCTGATGGGACTATCCTTGCCACAATCCCCACCATTGACATGAGACAGTTGGTCCTAATCAATCAGTCTGCAAACAAAGATGAACTTGAAAAGTTGCACTCAACTTGCAAAGAATGGGGAATTTTTCAG TTGGTTAACCATGGAGTTAGCTCTGCACTACTGGACAAAGTGAAGCAAGATTTAGAGGCATTTTTCAACCTTCCCTTGGAAGagaaaatgagatacaaagtaAGGCCAGGTGATGTTGAAGGGTATGGAACTGTTGTCAAATCCCAAGATCAAAAACTCGACTGGGGTAACAGGTTGTACATGTTTACCAACCCTAGAAGGAAACCCCATCTTTTCCCAGAGCTCCCTACATCCCTGAG GAATACCTTGGAGTGGTACATGTTGGAATTACAAAGGATTGCCCGGACCCTTTTAGGGTTCATGGGAAAACTTCTAAAGATGAAGATGGAGGAGATGGAAGAGTTGTTTCAAGATGGGCTGCAGTCACTGAGGATGACTCAGTATCCTCCTTGCCCACAACCAGGGCTAGTTGGTGGCCTCAGGCCTCATTCTGATGGTAGTGGCATCACTATTCTCCACCAGGTTAATGGAGTTCAAGGccttcaaattaaaaaagatgGGGCTTGGTTCCCTGTGATCTTTAACCATGGTGcctttgttgtcaatgttggaGACATTCTAGAG ATTCTGAGTGATGGGCTTTATAAAAGTATTGAGCACAGAGTAATTGTGAACCCAGAGAAAGAAAGGATTTCAATTGCTATGTTCTTCATGCCCAAACTTGAGTCAGAAATTGGACCTGTGACCGCCCTGAGAGATCCTCAGAAGCCACCATCTCCTGGGAAAATAGGAATGGAAAAATTTGTCGAGAATTACTTCGCTCATAATCTTAATGGAAAAACACCCTTGGAGCGAATCAGAACAAAAGATGGTGAAGAGAATACTACTGCATGA